In Seriola aureovittata isolate HTS-2021-v1 ecotype China chromosome 24, ASM2101889v1, whole genome shotgun sequence, the following proteins share a genomic window:
- the LOC130165238 gene encoding mitogen-activated protein kinase kinase kinase kinase 4-like isoform X1, with product MANDSPAKSLVDIDLASLRDPAGIFELVEVVGNGTYGQVYKGRHVKTGQLAAIKVMDVTEDEEEEIKLEINMLKKYSHHRNIATYYGAFIKKSPPGHDDQLWLVMEFCGAGSITDLVKNTKGNQLKEDWIAYISREILRGLAHLHAHHVIHRDIKGQNVLLTENAEVKLVDFGVSAQLDRTVGRRNTFIGTPYWMAPEVIACDENPDATYDYRSDLWSCGITAIEMAEGAPPLCDMHPMRALFLIPRNPPPRLKSKKWSKKFFSFIESCLVKNYTQRPPTEQLLKHPFIRDQPNERQVRIQLKDHIDRTKKKRGEKDETEYEYSGSEEEEEDPPEQEGEPSSIVNVPGESTLRRDFIRLQQENKERSEALRRQQLLQEQQLREQEEYKRQLLAERQKRIEQQKEQRRRLEEQQRREREMRRQQEREQRRREQEEKRRIEEMDRRRKEEEERRRAEDEKRRNDREQEYIRRQLEEEQRHLEMLQEQLLREQAMLLEFKWRELEEQRKAERLHKRLQQEQAYLLSLQHESKQQPGDKTKLPSDQSKPPQTSTLPPDRVLTTAPQAQVLDSVVSVARGAHESSRALQTIPADSTKSQAAVPEKTHTVETCPSPSPPQTETPTDPNTPQAEGLEPDRPAEPVAHPPQPIREADERYRKNIQGSPQTAPPPKQPPLPPRSSEPFSNGGPSEASAMHRPMEPQVQWSHLAALKSSNSAAPSPPPPPPPVVSRSQSFSEPGGVTSSFAQLHLRSQDPHHHHHHHHPSPARTDPQPQPPLHHPQAQTRAEHQASNEEVPPKVPVRTTSRSPVLSRRESPLPSQPGNQGVQRSAGGNVEQRPLWDRVEKLQPRPGSGSSSGSSNSSSQASPGDRFRPRSSSKSEGSPLQRPENIPKKQDEKNLARPTRPADLTALAKELRAVDDVRPPHKVTDYSSSSEESGTTDEDDDEEVDQEAGEESTSGAEDSRAGYSHGFYRRLSNGETESAKTMLVEDSESDQASTPSKDGTLVIRQSAVDIKRSVNLSSSSSSSSSAGSGHGHGQPQPPGHGLPEKNGFAGRIHLLPDLIQQSHHSPSSTTTIPSSSSSSSSSFPSSSSHASPAMSPQNPLDKLTTIESQSESNSMSKHKSSSSFTPFIDPRLLQVSPSSGSSLNNMAGFGQDGRLVDPLRSDPSRKGSVVNVNPVNTRPPSDTPEIRKYKKRFNSEILCAALWGVNLLVGTESGLMLLDRSGQGKVYPLINRRRIQQMDVLEGLNVLVTISGKKNKLRVYYLSWLRNKILHNDPEVEKKQGWVNVGDLEGCVHYKVVKYERIKFLVLALKNSVEVYAWAPKPYHKFMAFKSFGDLVHKPLLVDLTVEEGQRLKVIYGSCSGFHAVDVDSGAVYDIYLPTHIQTSIQCHAIIILPNTDGIELLVCYEDEGVYVNTYGRITKDVVLQWGEMPTSVAYIRSNQIMGWGEKAIEIRSVETGHLDGVFMHKRAQRLKFLCERNDKVFFASVRPGGASQVYFMTLGRTSLMSW from the exons gatgaggaggaggaaattaaACTGGAGATCAATATGCTGAAGAAGTATTCCCACCACAGAAACATAGCCACCTACTATGGGGCTTTCATTAAGAAGAGCCCCCCGGGACACGATGACCAGCTATGG TTGGTGATGGAGTTCTGTGGAGCTGGTTCGATTACAGACCTGGTGAAGAACACCAAGGGGAACCAGCTGAAGGAAGACTGGATCGCTTACATCTCCAGAGAGATCCTCAGA ggtCTGGCCCACTTACATGCCCACCACGTCATCCACCGTGACATCAAGGGCCAGAACGTCTTGCTGACTGAGAATGCTGAAGTCAAACTAG TGGACTTTGGTGTGAGCGCTCAGCTGGACCGGACAGTGGGGAGGAGAAACACCTTCATCGGGACTCCTTATTGGATGGCCCCTGAGGTCATCGCTTGTGACGAGAACCCCGACGCTACATACGATTACAGA AGTGATCTGTGGTCATGTGGTATCACAGCTATTGAAATGGCCGAAGGAGCACCAC CACTTTGTGACATGCACCCGATGCGTGCGCTCTTCCTCATTCCAAGAAACCCTCCTCCTAGGCTCAAGTCTAAAAAATG GTCCAAGaagtttttcagtttcatcGAGAGCTGTCTGGTGAAGAACTACACGCAGCGGCCCCcgacagagcagctgctgaagcaCCCCTTCATCCGAGACCAGCCCAACGAGAGGCAAGTCCGCATACAGCTCAAAGACCACATCGACCGCACcaagaagaagaggggagagaagg ATGAGACGGAGTATGAGTACAGTgggagcgaggaggaggaggaggatcccccagagcaggagggagaacCAAG CTCCATCGTCAATGTGCCAGGTGAGTCCACCCTGCGCCGCGACTTCATCCGcctgcagcaggaaaacaagGAGCGGTCAGAGGCTCTCCGCcgccagcagctcctccaggagcagcagctccggGAGCAGGAGGAGTACAAGCGCCAGCTACTGGCTGAGAGGCAGAAACGAATTGAGCAGcagaaggagcagaggaggcgACTGGAGGAG CAACAGCGCCGTGAACGGGAGATGAGGAGGCAACAGGAGCGTGAGCAGCGTCGCCGCGAGCAAGAGGAGAAGAGGCGTATCGAAGAGATGGATCGTAGACgtaaagaagaggaggagcgccGGCGGGCGGAGGACGAGAAGAGAAGGAACGATCGTGAGCAG GAGTACATCAGGCgtcagctggaggaggagcagagacacCTGGAGATGCTGCAGGAGCAGCTGCTCCGTGAACAGGCCATGCTGCtg GAGTTCAAGTGGCGGGAGCTCGAGGAGCAGCGCAAGGCCGAGCGACTCCATAAGCGcctgcagcaggagcaggcCTACCTGCTGTCGCTCCAGCACGAATCCAAACAGCAGCCTGGTGACAAGACCAAACTCCCCTCAGACCAAAGCAAACCTCCGCAGACCTCCACCCTGCCCCCTGACAGAGTCCTTACGACAGCCCCGCAAGCTCAGGTCCTTGACAGCGTTGTCTCTGTAGCGAGAGGCGCTCACGAGTCCTCCAGAGCCCTTCAGACGATCCCCGCAGACAGCACTAAGTCCCAGGCAGCAGTGCCAGAAAAGACTCACACTGTTGAGACCTGTCCCAGCCCCAGCCCCCCTCAGACTGAAACCCCAACTGACCCTAACACTCCCCAGGCAGAAGGTTTGGAGCCCGATAGGCCCGCCGAGCCTGTCGCTCATCCTCCTCAGCCTATCAGAGAG GCCGACGAGCGGTACCGTAAGAACATTCAGGGCTCCCCTCAGACCGCCCCTCCTCCCAAGCAGCCCCCTCTGCCTCCCCGCTCCTCTGAACCGTTCTCCAACGGCGGCCCCTCCGAGGCCTCCGCCATGCACCGGCCCATGGAGCCTCAG GTCCAGTGGTCCCACCTGGCTGCTCTAAAAAGCAGCAACAGCGCcgccccctctcctcctcctcctccgccgccCGTGGTCTCTCGCTCCCAGTCCTTCAGCGAGCCCGGCGGCGTGACCTCTAGCTTTGCACAACTCCACCTGCGTTCCCAGGacccccaccatcaccaccaccatcatcacccaTCGCCCGCACGCACTGACCCCCAGCCCCAACCTCCCCTCCACCACCCTCAGGCCCAGACTAGGGCCGAACACCAGGCCAGCAACGAGGAGGTGCCTCCCAAG GTGCCAGTGAGGACAACATCCAGGTCTCCAGTACTGTCGCGCCGAGAGTCCCCTCTGCCgtcacaacctggcaaccagGGCGTACAGAGGAGCGCTGGCGG TAACGTGGAGCAGCGCCCGCTGTGGGACCGAGTGGAGAAGCTGCAGCCTCGGCCCGGCAGCGGCAGCTCCTCTGGCTCCTCCAACTCCAGCTCCCAGGCCAGCCCTGGAGACCGCTTCAGACCACGCT CTTCCTCCAAGTCTGAAGGATCGCCTCTCCAGCGGCCTGAAAACATTCccaaaaaacaagatgaaaagaaCCTCGCCAGGCCTACTCGACCAGCT GACCTGACTGCTCTGGCCAAGGAGCTCCGTGCTGTCGACGATGTGCGGCCTCCCCACAAGGTCACCGACTACTCCTCCTCAAGCGAGGAGTCGGGCACCACAGACGAGGACGACGATGAGGAGGTGGACCAGGAGGCGGGAGAGGAGTCCACTTCAGGAGCTGAGGACTCCAGAGCTGG ATATTCCCATGGCTTCTACAGGAGGCTGAGTAACGGGGAGACGGAGTCCGCTAAGACCATGCTGGTCGAAGACTCCGAGAGCGACCAAGCCTCCACGCCCTCCAAGGACGGCACGCTGGTCATCAGACAG AGCGCCGTTGACATAAAGCGGTCGGTCAAtctctcatcctcatcctcctcctcttcctcggcTGGCTCTGGTCACGGCCACGGCCAGCCGCAACCCCCCGGCCACGGCCTCCCAGAGAAAAACGGCTTTGCCGGCCGCATACACCTCCTACCAGACCTTATCCAGCAGAGTCATCACTCCCCTTCCTCTACCACAAccatcccttcctcctcctcctcctcctcttcctccttcccctcaTCATCTAGCCATGCCAGTCCTGCCATGTCCCCACAGAACCCCCTGGACAAGCTCACTACCATAGAG TCCCAGTCAGAGAGCAACTCCATGTCCAAACACAAGTCCTCCTCGTCCTTCACTCCCTTCATCGACCCACGCCTTCTCCAGGTCTCTCCATCCAGCGGCAGCTCCCTCAACAACATGG CTGGATTTGGGCAGGACGGACGGCTGGTGGACCCGCTGAGGTCCGACCCGTCCCGTAAAGGCTCAGTGGTCAACGTCAACCCAGTCAACACGCGCCCGCCGAGCGACACGCCCGAGATCCGCAAGTACAAGAAGAGGTTCAACTCTGAGATCCTGTGCGCTGCGCTCTGGG GGGTAAACCTGCTGGTGGGGACAGAGAGCGGTCTGATGCTGCTGGACCGAAGCGGTCAGGGGAAGGTCTACCCCCTGATCAACCGGCGGCGCATCCAACAGATGGATGTCCTGGAGGGACTCAATGTTCTGGTCACCATATCAG GTAAAAAGAACAAGCTGCGAGTGTATTACCTGTCGTGGCTCAGAAACAAGATTTTGCACAACGACCCTGAGGTGGAGAAGAAGCAGGGTTGGGTCAATGTGGGCGACCTGGAGGGCTGCGTCCACTACAAAGTCG TGAAGTATGAGAGGATTAAGTTCTTGGTGCTGGCCTTGAAGAATTCTGTGGAGGTGTACGCCTGGGCTCCCAAACCCTACCACAAATTCATGGCCTTTAAG TCTTTTGGTGACCTGGTGCACAAGCCTCTGCTGGTTGACCTGACGGTGGAAGAGggtcagaggttaaaggtcatcTACGGCTCCTGCTCAGGCTTCCATGCTGTGGATGTGGACTCTGGTGCCGTCTACGACATCTACCTGCCTACACAT ATCCAGACCAGCATTCAATGCCACGCCATCATCATCTTGCCCAACACTGACGGGATCGAGCTGCTGGTGTGCTACGAGGACGAGGGCGTCTACGTCAACACCTACGGACGCATCACCAAGGACGTGGTGCTGCAGTGGGGAGAAATGCCAACTTCAGTGG CCTACATTAGGTCAAACCAGATCATGGGCTGGGGTGAGAAGGCCATAGAGATCCGCTCGGTGGAGACGGGACATCTGGACGGCGTCTTCATGCACAAGAGAGCCCAGAGACTCAAGTTCCTTTGTGAGAGGAATGACAAG GTGTTCTTCGCCTCTGTGCGCCCCGGAGGTGCCAGCCAGGTGTACTTCATGACCCTGGGACGCACCTCCCTCATGAGCTGGTAG